The following proteins are encoded in a genomic region of Necator americanus strain Aroian chromosome II, whole genome shotgun sequence:
- a CDS encoding hypothetical protein (NECATOR_CHRII.G6434.T1): MGGVIVQEVAVVELRVLADLVGQSLQLSAVDHRSNCRVVQHQFDRTFHELPTRRSALPSSHGFHLSRKDSFFISSDNGVQPVKSAASGEQPSADVQASLAVAVALWKSLTELFTIPRDRSPLLTVVSEQPRLAAKYRTPSCGCCSVRFVERYCSRTRARLIFEFLVSSFEALEPGAQRPLRKGFSVEYLT; this comes from the coding sequence ATGGGAGGGGTTATAGTGCAGGAAGTTGctgttgtcgagcttcgggtgcttgcggatcttgtcggccagtctttgcagttgagcgcggTAGACCACCGCAGTAATTGTCGTGTTGTCCAGCACCAGTTCGACCGTacattccatgaactccctaccagacgctcagcattaccttcttctcatggatttcacctttcacgaaaggattcatttttcatctccagtgacaatggtgtccagccagtcaaatctgcggcttctggagagcagccgagtgcagatgtccaggcgtctttggcggttgccgtcgctctgtggaagtcactgaccgagctttttaccattccgagagatcgcagtccattgctcacggtggtcagcgaacagccaagactggcagcgaaataccgcacaccttcatgtggatgctgctccgtcagattcgtcgaacgatattgcagtcggaccagagcgaggctcatcttcgagtttcttgtttccagctttgaagcgctggaaccaggcgcaCAGAGACCGCTCAGAAAGGGCTTCAGTGTCGAATACTTGACGTAA
- a CDS encoding hypothetical protein (NECATOR_CHRII.G6433.T1) → MLMSLRNSQKTVVIFQYPPNSFGLLRKAIVLQSYSPVLCECQKLAQSQPPFLSVPLPQPQKYRDDSQRMSANCIPHSDSEITSTSRSFNTTQSSSRPNKDENACKKLCLLAYDESQH, encoded by the coding sequence ATGCTAATGTCACTTCGGAATTCGCAGAAAACTGTCGTCATCTTCCAGTATCCACCAAATTCATTCGGACTGCTACGCAAGGCGATCGTCTTGCAGTCCTACAGTCCAGTCCTATGTGAATGCCAGAAACTGGCCCAAAGTCAACCGCCATTCTTGTCTGTGCCACTACCACAACCGCAGAAATACCGTGACGACAGTCAAAGGATGTCTGCTAACTGCATCCCGCATAGTGATTCCGAAATAACTTCGACATCGCGTTCATTTAACACTACACAAAGCTCGTCCAGGCCaaacaaagatgaaaatgCTTGCAAAAAGCTTTGTCTATTGGCCTACGATGAATCCCAACATTGA
- a CDS encoding hypothetical protein (NECATOR_CHRII.G6436.T1), with protein MYKVLGRIISDRLIGSHEDLTREKQAGFRHGRPTIDQVFIARRVIEIWQRYSKPMQLAFLDFEAAFDPPHRGRLLNALRAGGVAGKFVRLLEDMNQRTTAAIRTPVGYKSGH; from the coding sequence ATGTACAAAGTTTTAGGACGGATTATTTCGGACCGACTTATTGGGAGTCACGAAGACTTAACGCGCGAaaagcaagctggctttcgtcatGGCCGacctacgattgaccaggtgttcattgccaggagagtgatcgaaatctggcagcggtattcgaagccaatgcaactagcgtttttggactttgaagccgcgttcgaccctcctcatcgaggccgtcttctcaacgcgctccgcgccggcGGAGTagcaggaaagttcgttcgcttgcttgaagacatgaatcaacgaacaactgctgcaattCGAACACCAGTCGGATATAAAAGTGGTCATTGA
- a CDS encoding hypothetical protein (NECATOR_CHRII.G6433.T2), which yields MLMSLRNSQKTVVIFQYPPNSFGLLRKAIVLQSYSPVLCECQKLAQSQPPFLSVPLPQPQKYRDDSQRMSANCIPHSQTKMKMLAKSFVYWPTMNPNIEKLPRTCPRCVSVAKDPVKAELRSSPKSHSPWTRVHADFAGPMEERHY from the exons ATGCTAATGTCACTTCGGAATTCGCAGAAAACTGTCGTCATCTTCCAGTATCCACCAAATTCATTCGGACTGCTACGCAAGGCGATCGTCTTGCAGTCCTACAGTCCAGTCCTATGTGAATGCCAGAAACTGGCCCAAAGTCAACCGCCATTCTTGTCTGTGCCACTACCACAACCGCAGAAATACCGTGACGACAGTCAAAGGATGTCTGCTAACTGCATCCCGCATA GCCaaacaaagatgaaaatgCTTGCAAAAAGCTTTGTCTATTGGCCTACGATGAATCCCAACATTGAAAAACTCCCCAGGACTTGCCCAAGATGTGTATCTGTGGCAAAGGATCCGGTCAAAGCCGAACTACGGTCATCGCCGAAATCGCACTCACCGTGGACTCGAGTTCATGCTGATTTCGCTGGACCGATGGAAGAACGACACTATTAG
- a CDS encoding hypothetical protein (NECATOR_CHRII.G6435.T1) has protein sequence MSLALVRLQYRSTNLTEQHPHEGVRYFAASLGCSLTTVSNGLRSLGMVKSSVSDFHRATATAKDAWTSALGCSPEAADLTGWTPLSLEMKNESFRESPDLAPSDYHLFRSLQHYLEEKRYDDHLENDLRAFFAYKSPEFYAKGIRDLRRPSRATERSSRRLSSLHSAVPDEFYTFAFTHPFHPQSNGQAERFVDTFKRGLAKLKREEPTVDALQTFLMACRSTLCSSAPDQRSPAEAFLGRRQRT, from the exons atgagcctcgctctggtccgactgcaatatcgttcgacgaatctgacggagcagcatccacatgaaggtgtgcggtatttcgctgccagtcttggctgttcgctgaccaccgtgagcaatggactgcgatctctcggaatggtaaaaagctcggtcagtgacttccacagagcgacggcaaccgccaaagacgcctggacatctgcactcggctgctctccagaagccgcagatttgactggctggacaccattgtcactggagatgaaaaatgaatcctttcgtgaaag CCCGGATCTGgccccgagcgactaccatctcttccgatcgcttcagcattacctggaagagaagcgctacgatgaccacctcgaaaatgaccttcgagCTTTCTTCGCCTacaagtcgccggagttctacgccaaaggaatccgtgatctt AGACGCCCGTCACGGGCAACAGAACGCAGTTCACGTCGTCTCAGTTCACTTCATTCTGCTGTTCCCGACGAATTTTACACATTCGCATTTACACATCCGTTCCATCCACAGAGCAACGGACAAGCAGAACGCTTTGTGGACACCTTTAAAAGAGGACTTGCCAAGCTGAAGAGGGAGGAACCAACAGTGGACGCACTACAGACGTTTCTGATGGCATGTCGCTCCACTCTCTGTTCATCTGCACCTGACCAGCGTTCTCCTGCCGAAGCCTTCCTGGGACGCCGACAGCGAACTTAA